From one Micromonospora siamensis genomic stretch:
- a CDS encoding sigma-70 family RNA polymerase sigma factor, with amino-acid sequence MRQPHSGEIGTELSLPPPAGGESFDDFYAANFQPLVLQLYAYTADLTQAQDSVQEAFTRAWQRWDRLTKYDNPAAWVRHVALNVARNRWRRLRAARAHARFHRQEVVAGPSPDRVALARALATLPENHRRALVLFHVADLGIGEIADQEGVAAGTVKSWLHRGRLALAAALDDSGRGERHV; translated from the coding sequence GTGCGACAACCGCACTCGGGTGAGATCGGAACGGAGCTGTCCCTACCACCACCGGCGGGCGGCGAGAGCTTCGACGACTTCTACGCCGCCAACTTCCAGCCACTGGTGCTCCAGCTCTACGCCTACACGGCCGACCTGACCCAGGCGCAGGACTCGGTGCAGGAGGCGTTCACCCGGGCCTGGCAGCGCTGGGACCGCCTCACGAAGTACGACAATCCCGCCGCCTGGGTGCGGCACGTGGCGTTGAACGTGGCCCGCAACCGCTGGCGACGCCTGCGGGCGGCCCGCGCCCACGCCCGGTTCCACCGTCAGGAGGTGGTGGCCGGGCCCAGCCCGGACCGGGTCGCGCTGGCCCGTGCCCTGGCCACCCTGCCGGAGAATCATCGACGGGCCCTGGTCCTGTTCCACGTCGCCGACCTGGGGATCGGCGAGATCGCCGATCAGGAGGGCGTGGCCGCCGGGACGGTGAAGTCCTGGTTGCACCGCGGCCGGCTGGCGCTCGCCGCCGCACTCGACGACTCCGGAAGGGGTGAACGGCATGTCTGA